A region from the Candidatus Limnocylindrales bacterium genome encodes:
- a CDS encoding RNA-binding protein, with the protein MGKKIYVGNLPFSATEEQVRKLFAAHGEVQSVALITDRETGRPRGFGFVEMDAAGATKAISAINGQEMDGRTLKISEAEQRERGGRGGGGGGGGNRGGGYGGGGGGGYGGGGRDRDRW; encoded by the coding sequence ATGGGTAAGAAGATTTACGTAGGAAACCTCCCCTTCAGTGCCACCGAAGAGCAAGTGCGCAAGCTGTTCGCTGCGCATGGAGAAGTTCAGTCCGTTGCCTTGATCACCGATCGCGAGACCGGCCGCCCGCGCGGCTTCGGCTTCGTCGAGATGGACGCGGCCGGCGCGACCAAGGCGATCTCGGCCATCAACGGGCAGGAGATGGACGGCCGCACGCTGAAGATCAGCGAGGCCGAGCAGCGGGAGCGCGGAGGCCGTGGTGGCGGCGGCGGCGGCGGCGGCAACCGTGGCGGTGGCTATGGCGGGGGCGGCGGCGGCGGTTACGGCGGTGGCGGCCGCGACCGCGATCGCTGGTAG
- a CDS encoding peptide chain release factor 3 — protein sequence MIETTAAAATGALEEEVRKRRTFAIIAHPDAGKTTLTESLLLAGGAIRLAGQVKSRGNQRRARSDWMKIEQERGISVTSAVMTFQVGDVTCNLLDTPGHEDFSEDTYRTLTAADSAIMVLDAAKGIEPQTLKLFEVCRLRNVPILTFINKIDREGLSPFELLDEIASKLALDVAPMTWPAGMGGRLRGLFDIVRDHYVPFERDGDSAQTVPSDPEALSEALGADEACELLDEVELARQGYPEFDLAQYREGHQTPVYFGSALRAFGVRETLSAMVRHAPSPRPQPTMTRIVEAHEPRVAGFVFKVQANMDVNHRDRVAFFRVCSGRFTRGMKLRLSSSGKTISVRNPILFFAQDRETVDEALAGDVIGIPNHGTLRVGDTLTEGEPLVFTGIPNFAPEILMRLRLTEPMKSKSLRRALEAFAEEGVVQIFRPRLGASWIIGAVGRLQLDVLAARMKTEYDIDVALEPAPYETARWVASPDPAELRRFEVEQHANMADDRDNAPIYLARNDWELGYTMKKWPNITFSATRERVAASGH from the coding sequence GTGATCGAGACGACAGCAGCAGCCGCCACCGGCGCACTCGAAGAGGAGGTTCGCAAGCGCCGCACGTTCGCGATCATCGCCCATCCGGATGCGGGCAAGACCACGCTCACCGAAAGCCTGTTGCTCGCGGGCGGCGCCATACGCCTTGCCGGACAGGTCAAGTCGCGCGGCAACCAGCGGCGGGCGCGCTCGGACTGGATGAAGATCGAGCAGGAGCGGGGGATCTCCGTGACCTCCGCCGTCATGACGTTCCAGGTCGGCGACGTCACCTGCAACCTGCTGGACACGCCCGGTCACGAGGACTTCAGCGAAGACACGTACCGGACGCTGACGGCCGCCGACAGCGCGATCATGGTGCTCGACGCGGCCAAGGGCATCGAGCCGCAGACGCTCAAGCTGTTCGAGGTCTGCCGGCTGCGCAACGTCCCCATCCTGACCTTCATCAACAAGATCGACCGCGAAGGGCTCAGCCCCTTCGAGCTGCTCGACGAGATCGCCTCCAAGCTGGCGCTGGACGTGGCGCCGATGACGTGGCCGGCCGGAATGGGCGGCCGCCTGCGCGGCCTGTTCGACATCGTGCGCGACCACTACGTGCCGTTCGAGCGCGACGGCGACTCGGCGCAGACCGTGCCCTCGGACCCGGAGGCTTTGTCGGAAGCCCTCGGTGCCGACGAGGCGTGCGAGCTTCTCGACGAGGTCGAGCTCGCGCGCCAGGGGTATCCGGAGTTCGACCTGGCGCAGTATCGCGAGGGGCACCAGACGCCGGTGTACTTCGGCAGCGCGCTGCGCGCGTTCGGCGTGCGCGAAACGCTGTCGGCGATGGTGCGCCACGCGCCCTCGCCGCGCCCGCAGCCGACGATGACCCGCATCGTGGAGGCGCACGAGCCGCGCGTTGCCGGCTTCGTCTTCAAGGTCCAGGCCAATATGGACGTCAACCACCGCGACCGCGTCGCGTTCTTCCGCGTCTGCTCGGGACGCTTCACGCGCGGCATGAAGCTGCGGCTGTCGAGCAGCGGGAAGACCATCTCGGTGCGCAACCCGATCCTGTTCTTCGCGCAGGACCGGGAGACGGTCGATGAGGCGCTGGCCGGCGACGTCATCGGCATTCCCAATCACGGCACCCTGCGCGTCGGCGACACGCTGACCGAGGGCGAGCCGCTCGTGTTCACGGGCATTCCCAACTTCGCGCCCGAGATCCTGATGCGCCTGCGCCTGACCGAACCGATGAAGTCGAAGTCGCTGCGGCGGGCGCTCGAGGCGTTCGCCGAGGAAGGCGTCGTGCAGATCTTCCGCCCGCGCCTGGGCGCCAGCTGGATCATCGGCGCCGTCGGCCGCCTGCAGCTGGACGTGCTGGCGGCGCGCATGAAGACCGAGTACGACATCGACGTCGCGCTGGAGCCCGCGCCATACGAGACGGCCCGATGGGTCGCCTCCCCCGATCCTGCCGAGCTTCGCCGCTTCGAAGTCGAGCAGCACGCCAACATGGCCGACGACCGCGACAACGCGCCCATCTATCTGGCGCGCAACGACTGGGAGCTCGGCTACACGATGAAGAAGTGGCCGAACATCACGTTCTCGGCCACGCGCGAGCGAGTCGCCGCCAGCGGACACTGA
- a CDS encoding lamin tail domain-containing protein, whose amino-acid sequence MGKPALVGLVVSVSMWLHGAAAAETAAPGSCARQVLQAYARIVRSDVRMLSRCALAIEAGTGADVACRALHTVGIGMDRVTVSAHRTLRLRCRQWPQWLGTPDCRALPHASDRGRPAVCAVHAAHCMALDLMTKALGEPAIDRMRAEQPGIFDFELGGIAGNQLAACVAPPASTTTLPPTTTTTVTTTLPAATTTMPSPTTTVVAGSTTTTVPSPPPSPTTTSHPGQTTTTFEPAPTTTEAAPEPTTTTAVAPTTTEPRPTTTTEPAPTTTTTSIVTTSTLADVTTTVPAAPPLLVVSEIASNPEALSDSTGEYFEIYNAGSEPVDLHGLLVRDGGTDSFTITASVALAAGAYAVIGRSAAAAAGRVDYVYGPAMSLTNSSDAVVLVWQGFVVDSVAYGAGFPLTPGAAMSLRPSRADAAANDAATAWCRETAPLGNGDFGSPGARTVSCH is encoded by the coding sequence ATGGGAAAGCCCGCTCTGGTGGGACTCGTCGTCAGTGTATCGATGTGGCTACACGGCGCAGCGGCTGCCGAGACCGCGGCGCCCGGATCCTGCGCTCGCCAGGTCCTGCAGGCGTACGCGCGCATCGTGCGCAGCGACGTGCGCATGCTGTCGCGGTGCGCGCTGGCGATCGAAGCGGGGACCGGCGCCGATGTCGCCTGTCGCGCGCTCCACACCGTCGGCATCGGCATGGACCGCGTCACGGTGTCGGCGCATCGTACGCTTCGGCTGCGATGCCGGCAGTGGCCGCAGTGGCTGGGCACGCCCGACTGCCGGGCGCTTCCTCATGCGTCCGATCGCGGCAGGCCTGCGGTCTGCGCGGTGCACGCTGCGCACTGCATGGCGCTCGACCTGATGACGAAGGCGCTGGGAGAGCCGGCCATCGACCGGATGAGGGCGGAGCAGCCGGGCATCTTCGACTTCGAGCTCGGCGGCATCGCCGGCAACCAGCTCGCGGCGTGCGTGGCGCCGCCGGCGTCGACGACGACCCTGCCGCCCACGACGACAACGACGGTGACGACCACGCTGCCGGCGGCCACGACCACGATGCCCTCTCCCACGACCACGGTGGTCGCGGGCTCGACGACCACCACCGTTCCGTCCCCTCCGCCCTCGCCCACCACGACGAGCCACCCCGGCCAGACCACGACGACGTTCGAGCCGGCACCGACGACCACGGAAGCGGCACCGGAGCCGACCACCACGACAGCTGTTGCGCCAACGACCACGGAGCCACGGCCGACGACGACCACCGAGCCGGCGCCCACCACGACCACGACGTCGATCGTGACGACTTCGACGCTGGCCGACGTAACGACGACGGTGCCAGCGGCGCCGCCGCTGCTGGTCGTCAGCGAGATCGCGAGCAACCCCGAGGCGCTTTCGGACAGCACCGGGGAGTACTTCGAGATCTACAATGCCGGCAGCGAGCCGGTCGACTTGCACGGCCTCCTCGTGCGCGATGGCGGCACCGACTCCTTCACCATCACCGCTTCGGTTGCGCTGGCTGCGGGCGCCTACGCCGTGATCGGCAGATCGGCTGCCGCCGCTGCCGGCCGCGTCGATTACGTCTATGGCCCCGCGATGTCGCTGACCAACAGCTCCGACGCCGTCGTTCTGGTGTGGCAGGGCTTCGTCGTCGACAGCGTCGCCTACGGCGCCGGTTTCCCGCTGACGCCCGGCGCCGCCATGTCCTTGCGGCCGAGCAGGGCCGATGCTGCCGCCAACGACGCAGCCACGGCGTGGTGCCGCGAGACGGCGCCGCTCGGCAACGGCGACTTCGGCAGTCCGGGCGCACGGACGGTTTCTTGCCACTGA
- a CDS encoding J domain-containing protein produces the protein MTADFDEDLLSPEGQELSRKRAQLKRLEDTLIEQEDRLAIRRSEVASFERMYLREIGSRYERRDELLAELEELRAAAAGETVADGEGAAARRAARPPSEETALTASEEEQAERQDDPRLRELYRKLARRVHPDLADGEEERQRRHAVMAEVNMAYERGDMEALQLLLASEVHAPEAIQGDGIAAELVRVIRRVHRVEGGLRKVARGLRTLAHSEIGRLFAEVEAARTQGQDLLGDLAARLDGEIAQLGEELHALQDRLAR, from the coding sequence GTGACCGCAGACTTCGACGAGGATCTCCTGAGCCCCGAGGGGCAGGAGCTTTCGCGCAAGCGCGCGCAGCTCAAGCGGCTCGAGGACACGCTGATCGAGCAGGAAGACCGTCTTGCGATCCGCCGCAGCGAAGTCGCCAGTTTCGAGCGCATGTACCTGCGCGAGATCGGCTCGCGCTACGAGCGGCGCGACGAGCTGCTCGCTGAGCTGGAGGAGCTGCGAGCCGCGGCTGCCGGCGAGACCGTCGCCGACGGCGAGGGCGCGGCAGCCAGGCGTGCCGCGCGGCCGCCGTCGGAAGAGACGGCCCTGACGGCGAGCGAGGAGGAGCAGGCCGAGCGTCAGGATGATCCGCGGTTGCGCGAGCTGTACCGCAAGCTCGCGCGCCGCGTGCATCCGGATCTGGCCGACGGCGAGGAAGAACGGCAGCGGCGCCACGCGGTGATGGCCGAGGTCAACATGGCCTATGAGCGCGGCGATATGGAAGCGCTGCAGCTGCTGCTCGCCAGCGAGGTGCACGCACCCGAAGCGATCCAGGGAGACGGGATCGCCGCCGAGCTGGTGCGCGTCATCCGGCGCGTCCATCGCGTCGAGGGCGGGCTTCGCAAGGTTGCCAGGGGCCTTCGCACTCTCGCGCATAGCGAGATCGGCAGGCTGTTCGCGGAAGTGGAGGCCGCCAGGACGCAGGGCCAGGACCTGCTCGGCGATCTGGCGGCGCGCCTGGACGGCGAGATTGCCCAGCTCGGCGAGGAGCTGCACGCGTTGCAGGACCGGCTAGCTCGCTGA
- a CDS encoding MAPEG family protein, which yields MLTPMLALILWTFVVWFWMYATRIPAMQRAGLDPAKIKRKADLDVLPTRVQQIADNYNHLHEQPVLFYALVAYCVLAGTADGTNVVLAWAYVLLRVAHSLVQCTFNFVPVRFTVFALGTVVLMIIAVRSLLA from the coding sequence ATGCTCACGCCCATGCTCGCGCTCATTCTGTGGACCTTCGTCGTCTGGTTCTGGATGTACGCCACCCGCATTCCTGCCATGCAGAGAGCCGGCCTGGACCCGGCCAAGATCAAACGAAAGGCCGACCTGGACGTGCTGCCGACGCGCGTCCAGCAGATCGCCGACAACTACAACCACCTGCACGAGCAGCCCGTCCTTTTCTACGCACTGGTGGCCTACTGCGTGCTCGCGGGAACCGCCGACGGGACCAACGTGGTTCTGGCGTGGGCTTACGTGCTCCTTCGAGTGGCGCACAGCCTGGTTCAGTGCACGTTCAACTTCGTTCCCGTCCGCTTCACCGTGTTCGCATTGGGCACCGTTGTGCTGATGATCATCGCCGTCCGTTCGCTGCTCGCCTGA
- a CDS encoding NAD-dependent epimerase/dehydratase family protein, giving the protein MSKRVLITGGAGFIGSHLCDELLAHGYEVRALDVLVPQVHGADAQRPAYLDEHVELLVGDVRDRELLTRALKNVDAVVHLVAAVGVGQSMYEIEHYTSTNNLGTAVLMELLAERGIERLLVASSMSIYGEGAYRCPVTGRLEEAGERSLLQLKEGRWELRCADGHVLEPLPTAETKAPRPSSVYALSKYDQEKMCLMVGKAYGIPTTAMRFFNVFGPRQALSNPYTGVLAIFSARCLAGRAPRIFEDGLQRRDFVNVHDVARACRFALEAGPQCSGEVFNIGSGRAVTVREVAESIACTLGCTHLEPEISREYRVGDIRHCFADISRARRLLGYEPAVAFEEGLIELAQWLQTAAPGSLNNPADAGAELARRGLVVSAGGQEAWKQPSAQPAAAGRSMSAEPTPSAAPRGEDLGTCAASDGRAGVANDGNGASRGVASGASGNGAAHNGSGGTAGATAGGRRPSQLGLVEWFRIGDRDKVARVLEDVGRLGITKLRTGISWADYHRPGGKAWYDWLLPALAEHVELLPCIMYTPPSLGIAERTSAPPRDTKMFADFIDMLLTEYGTHFGSIELWNEPTNPNHWDRTLDPDWSIFCDMIGKAAYWARHRGKQTVLGGVGTDNFDWFRVIGEQGALTHIDVLGVHVRPGTWEQDPHDLPSQLEALEAQLTRMGLRRRVWITEAAYSTWQQDEHRQLREFLRLIECPVERVYWSTIEDMDPEAAFADGWEQDERHFHFGLRRLNGAPKLLYRVLSSGGVPEASRFVRLAGRGREHLRDSGRAPRRAAGRRATVQRSKPALVMGGAGFIGTNLCARLLEDGREVMVFDNLSRPGVEQNLEWLEESYGDRVHVIVEDVRDGHAVRRAVQRASMIFHLAAQVAVTTSLVDPIEDFSINAAGTLNVLEACRRRTSPPPLLFTSTNKVYGCLEDLPLRLAGSRYEPLDARLREHGVGEERPLDFHSPYGCSKGVADQYVLDFARCYALPAVVLRMSCIYGPHQCGNEDQGWVAHFARQVIEERPITLYGDGFQVRDALYVEDLVEAMLLAMGRIRRVAGRAFNIGGGPGNAVSPHDVLERLAGLHGTLPRVQYGPWRQGDQKYYVSDTRRFQDETGWRPRVDVGRGIAELYRWLQSMPVTAAARLDAAAVAAAPT; this is encoded by the coding sequence ATGTCCAAGCGGGTTCTGATCACCGGCGGCGCAGGATTCATCGGTTCGCATCTTTGCGACGAGCTTCTGGCGCACGGGTACGAGGTGCGCGCACTGGACGTGCTCGTTCCTCAGGTCCACGGCGCCGATGCGCAGCGTCCGGCCTACCTCGATGAGCATGTCGAGCTGCTCGTCGGCGACGTGCGTGACCGGGAGCTCCTGACGCGGGCGCTGAAGAACGTCGACGCGGTCGTGCATCTGGTCGCCGCGGTGGGTGTGGGCCAGAGCATGTACGAGATCGAGCACTACACGAGCACCAACAACCTTGGAACGGCGGTGCTGATGGAGCTGCTCGCCGAGCGGGGGATCGAGCGGCTGCTGGTCGCGTCCAGCATGAGCATCTACGGCGAAGGCGCTTATCGCTGCCCCGTCACGGGCCGCCTCGAGGAGGCGGGTGAGCGCTCGTTGCTCCAGCTCAAGGAGGGCCGGTGGGAGCTGCGCTGCGCCGACGGCCACGTGCTCGAGCCGCTGCCGACGGCGGAGACCAAGGCGCCGCGCCCGTCGTCGGTGTATGCGCTGTCCAAGTACGACCAGGAGAAGATGTGCCTCATGGTCGGCAAGGCCTACGGCATTCCGACGACGGCGATGCGTTTCTTCAACGTGTTCGGCCCGCGCCAGGCGCTTTCCAACCCGTACACGGGCGTGCTGGCGATCTTTTCCGCCCGCTGCCTTGCAGGACGGGCCCCGCGCATCTTCGAGGACGGGCTGCAGCGGCGCGATTTCGTCAACGTTCACGACGTCGCGCGAGCGTGCCGGTTCGCGCTCGAGGCCGGCCCGCAGTGCTCCGGAGAGGTGTTCAATATCGGCAGCGGCCGCGCCGTCACCGTGCGCGAAGTGGCCGAAAGCATCGCCTGTACGCTCGGCTGCACGCATCTGGAGCCGGAGATCTCGCGCGAGTATCGCGTGGGCGACATCCGGCACTGCTTCGCCGACATCTCCCGCGCCAGGCGCCTGCTCGGCTACGAGCCGGCGGTCGCGTTCGAAGAGGGGCTGATCGAGCTGGCGCAGTGGCTGCAGACGGCGGCGCCGGGCTCGCTGAACAACCCCGCCGATGCTGGCGCCGAGCTCGCGCGCCGGGGCCTCGTCGTCAGCGCGGGCGGGCAGGAGGCATGGAAGCAACCCTCGGCGCAGCCGGCGGCGGCCGGTAGGAGCATGTCGGCAGAGCCAACGCCGTCGGCTGCGCCGCGCGGCGAGGATCTCGGGACGTGCGCAGCCTCCGACGGCCGCGCCGGCGTGGCGAACGACGGCAACGGTGCATCGCGCGGCGTGGCGAGCGGCGCCAGTGGCAACGGCGCCGCGCACAACGGCAGCGGCGGCACCGCCGGTGCCACCGCCGGCGGCCGCAGGCCATCGCAGCTCGGGCTGGTCGAATGGTTCCGCATCGGTGACCGCGACAAGGTCGCGCGCGTGCTCGAGGACGTCGGGCGGCTCGGCATCACCAAGCTTCGCACCGGCATCTCGTGGGCCGACTATCATCGGCCCGGCGGCAAGGCCTGGTACGACTGGCTCCTTCCCGCCCTGGCCGAGCACGTCGAGCTGCTGCCGTGCATCATGTACACGCCGCCCTCGCTCGGCATTGCCGAACGCACGTCGGCGCCACCGCGCGACACCAAGATGTTCGCCGACTTCATCGACATGCTGCTGACCGAATACGGCACACATTTCGGCAGCATCGAGCTGTGGAACGAGCCGACCAACCCCAACCACTGGGACCGCACGCTCGATCCGGACTGGTCGATCTTCTGCGACATGATTGGCAAGGCCGCGTACTGGGCGCGACATCGTGGCAAGCAGACGGTGCTCGGCGGCGTCGGCACCGACAACTTCGACTGGTTCCGCGTCATCGGCGAGCAGGGTGCGCTGACCCACATCGACGTGCTCGGCGTGCACGTCCGGCCGGGCACGTGGGAGCAGGATCCGCACGATCTGCCCTCGCAGCTCGAAGCGCTCGAGGCCCAGCTCACTCGCATGGGCCTTCGCCGCCGCGTCTGGATTACCGAGGCAGCCTACTCGACGTGGCAGCAGGACGAGCACCGGCAGCTACGCGAGTTCCTGCGCCTGATCGAGTGCCCCGTCGAGCGCGTGTACTGGTCGACCATCGAGGACATGGATCCGGAGGCGGCGTTCGCCGATGGCTGGGAGCAGGACGAGCGGCACTTCCACTTCGGGCTGCGCCGCCTCAACGGCGCGCCCAAGCTGCTCTACCGTGTCCTCTCCAGCGGTGGCGTGCCCGAGGCGTCGCGCTTCGTGCGGCTGGCCGGGCGAGGCCGCGAGCATCTTCGCGACAGCGGCCGCGCCCCGCGGCGCGCGGCCGGGCGCCGCGCCACCGTCCAGCGCAGCAAGCCTGCGCTGGTCATGGGAGGCGCCGGCTTCATCGGCACCAACCTGTGCGCGCGCCTGCTCGAAGACGGTCGCGAGGTCATGGTGTTCGACAATCTGTCGCGTCCGGGCGTCGAGCAGAACCTGGAGTGGCTCGAGGAGAGCTACGGCGACCGCGTGCACGTCATCGTCGAGGACGTGCGCGACGGACATGCGGTGCGGCGGGCCGTGCAGCGCGCGTCGATGATCTTCCACCTCGCTGCGCAGGTCGCCGTGACGACGAGTCTCGTCGATCCGATCGAGGACTTCTCGATCAATGCCGCCGGCACGCTCAACGTGCTGGAGGCCTGCCGCCGGCGCACGTCGCCGCCGCCTCTGCTGTTCACCTCGACCAACAAGGTCTACGGGTGCCTCGAGGATCTGCCGCTGCGTCTTGCCGGCAGCCGCTACGAGCCGCTGGATGCGCGGCTGCGCGAGCACGGGGTGGGCGAGGAGCGCCCGCTCGATTTCCACAGCCCGTACGGCTGCTCCAAGGGAGTGGCCGACCAGTACGTGCTCGACTTCGCGCGCTGCTACGCGCTGCCGGCCGTGGTGCTGCGCATGAGCTGCATCTACGGGCCGCATCAATGCGGCAACGAGGATCAGGGATGGGTCGCGCATTTCGCCCGGCAGGTGATCGAGGAGCGGCCCATCACGCTCTATGGCGACGGTTTCCAGGTGCGCGATGCGCTGTACGTCGAGGATCTGGTCGAGGCGATGCTGCTGGCGATGGGCAGGATCCGCCGCGTGGCGGGCCGCGCGTTCAACATCGGCGGTGGGCCGGGCAACGCCGTCAGCCCGCACGACGTGCTCGAGCGGCTGGCGGGCCTGCATGGAACCCTGCCGCGCGTCCAGTACGGGCCGTGGCGCCAGGGCGATCAGAAATACTACGTCTCCGATACGCGCCGCTTCCAGGACGAAACCGGCTGGCGGCCCCGCGTCGATGTCGGGCGCGGCATCGCCGAGCTCTATCGCTGGCTGCAGTCGATGCCGGTGACCGCGGCGGCACGGCTCGACGCCGCAGCCGTGGCCGCCGCGCCAACCTGA
- a CDS encoding zinc-binding dehydrogenase, whose protein sequence is MRAARLVSPGRWSVERVARPAIAPGQVLVRLEGCGVCSSSLPVWEGRPWFEYPLAHGAPGHEGWGRVEAVGSQASGLVRGDRVALLSYAAFAEFEAVDAKATVKLPAALDAMPFPGEALGCGLNVWARADIRPGHTVAVVGAGFLGALLVRLASAEGARVLAISRRPFSRSLASRMGAGEAFDLDEATVPRVLEATSGRGCDRVIEATGLQQPLDVAGAIVATRGRLVIAGYHQDGLRHVDMQSWNWRGIDVVNAHERERDAYMAGITRAVDAVCAGLLDPRPLITHVFPLERIGEALDHTRTRPQGFVKAIVTMGGAAADARPS, encoded by the coding sequence ATGCGCGCGGCGCGTCTGGTCTCGCCGGGCCGCTGGAGCGTCGAGCGCGTCGCTCGTCCTGCCATCGCGCCAGGGCAGGTGCTCGTGCGACTGGAAGGCTGCGGAGTATGCAGCTCGAGCCTTCCGGTCTGGGAAGGCCGGCCGTGGTTCGAATATCCGCTCGCACACGGCGCGCCCGGGCACGAAGGCTGGGGCCGGGTGGAAGCCGTGGGATCGCAGGCATCCGGGCTCGTGCGCGGCGATCGAGTCGCGCTGCTGAGCTACGCCGCCTTCGCCGAGTTCGAAGCGGTCGACGCGAAAGCGACCGTCAAGCTGCCGGCGGCGCTCGACGCGATGCCGTTTCCCGGCGAAGCGCTCGGCTGCGGGCTCAACGTGTGGGCGCGCGCCGACATCCGTCCAGGGCACACCGTGGCCGTGGTGGGTGCCGGCTTTCTCGGCGCTCTTCTCGTGCGGCTGGCCAGTGCGGAGGGTGCGCGTGTCCTCGCCATCTCGCGCCGCCCGTTCTCGCGTAGCCTGGCCAGCCGCATGGGAGCCGGCGAGGCGTTCGATCTGGACGAGGCGACGGTGCCGCGCGTCCTGGAGGCGACGAGTGGGCGCGGATGCGATCGCGTCATCGAGGCCACCGGGCTGCAGCAGCCGCTCGACGTTGCCGGCGCCATCGTGGCCACGCGCGGCCGGCTGGTCATCGCCGGCTATCACCAGGACGGTCTTCGCCACGTCGACATGCAGTCGTGGAACTGGCGCGGCATCGACGTCGTCAATGCGCACGAGCGCGAGCGGGACGCCTACATGGCCGGCATCACGCGTGCGGTCGATGCCGTATGCGCGGGACTGCTCGACCCGCGCCCTCTGATCACGCACGTCTTTCCTCTCGAACGCATCGGCGAGGCGCTGGACCACACCCGCACTCGCCCGCAGGGTTTCGTCAAGGCCATCGTGACGATGGGCGGTGCCGCAGCCGATGCGAGGCCGTCGTGA
- a CDS encoding Gfo/Idh/MocA family oxidoreductase, with translation MRAIAVIKSESARRRRPSTLPRLGFAGTGWIGLHRMQAVQDSGLAEIVAIGEPDPACAASAQAVAAQADVFRDFEQLLECELEGIVIATPSALHAAQAQAALARRIPVFCQKPLSRTAAEAASVVRAARAADRLLAVDLSYRHVAGVSRMREMVQGGQIGDVFAVDATFHNAYGPDKPWFRDVRLSGGGCVIDLGTHLIDLLSWILDFPVWGGVQSRLYSCGRLLDHLSRGVVEDYAVASWVYANRIDARVACSWNLSAGQDCVIEVNVHGSRGSLALYNVGGSFFDFVVEHRQGTSRDRIAGPPDAWGGRAIIEWVEQLSLSRRFDPQAERLVDVARLVDAIYHR, from the coding sequence GTGAGAGCGATCGCCGTCATCAAGAGCGAGAGCGCGAGGCGGCGCCGGCCGTCGACGCTGCCGCGCCTGGGTTTTGCGGGAACCGGGTGGATCGGTCTTCATCGGATGCAGGCCGTGCAGGACAGCGGTCTTGCGGAGATCGTCGCCATCGGTGAGCCAGATCCGGCCTGCGCCGCCAGCGCGCAGGCGGTTGCCGCCCAGGCCGATGTCTTCCGTGATTTCGAGCAGCTTCTGGAGTGCGAGCTCGAGGGCATCGTCATCGCCACCCCGAGCGCTTTGCACGCGGCGCAGGCGCAGGCAGCGCTGGCGCGCAGGATCCCGGTCTTCTGCCAGAAGCCGCTCTCCCGCACGGCGGCCGAGGCCGCCAGCGTCGTACGCGCGGCGCGCGCGGCCGATCGGCTGCTCGCCGTCGATCTCTCCTACCGCCACGTCGCCGGCGTGTCGCGCATGCGTGAGATGGTGCAGGGCGGGCAGATCGGCGACGTCTTCGCCGTCGATGCGACGTTCCACAACGCGTACGGCCCCGACAAGCCATGGTTCCGCGACGTGCGTCTGTCGGGCGGCGGCTGCGTGATCGATCTCGGCACGCATCTGATCGATCTGCTTTCGTGGATCCTGGACTTTCCGGTCTGGGGCGGCGTGCAGAGCCGGCTCTACTCGTGCGGCCGCCTGCTCGACCATCTCAGCCGCGGCGTCGTCGAAGACTACGCCGTTGCCAGCTGGGTCTACGCCAACCGCATCGATGCGCGCGTCGCCTGCTCCTGGAACCTCTCGGCGGGGCAGGACTGCGTCATCGAGGTCAACGTCCATGGCAGCAGGGGATCGCTGGCGCTCTACAACGTCGGCGGCTCCTTCTTCGACTTCGTCGTCGAGCATCGGCAGGGAACGTCGCGCGATCGCATCGCCGGTCCTCCCGATGCCTGGGGAGGCCGGGCGATCATCGAATGGGTCGAGCAGCTTTCCCTCTCGCGACGCTTCGATCCGCAGGCGGAACGCCTGGTGGACGTGGCCCGGCTCGTGGACGCCATCTACCATCGATGA